A genome region from Rhodopseudomonas boonkerdii includes the following:
- a CDS encoding DMT family transporter, with amino-acid sequence MNIFKAVSLKIASTMAFAIMGAQGRYLGTAIPLGEIVFCRGLFALIPILLFFGWRGQLGDAARTTRFSAHLVRGSFSVIGTFCTFGALARLPIADVTAIAFIAPLITVVFAAIFLKEKVYVYRWSAVVVGFSGVILMLSPYFQNHAAITGSMMVGLGLALLNAFTSGGATIQIRRLTATESSSAIVIIMTLIVMAASLLTAPFGWVWPSHFELALLVGIGVCGGLGQMLFTESYRYAPASFLAPFDYTAMLWAFLLGYWMFGEVPTTYVVFGAVIVAGAGIFVILRERYLGLKRLRDTPMSPISTMADDEVDPDAPVTLRVK; translated from the coding sequence ATGAACATCTTCAAAGCCGTGTCGCTGAAAATTGCCAGCACCATGGCCTTTGCCATTATGGGCGCGCAGGGGCGCTATCTCGGCACTGCCATCCCGCTCGGCGAGATTGTGTTCTGCCGTGGCCTGTTTGCGCTGATCCCGATCCTGCTGTTTTTCGGCTGGCGCGGGCAGCTCGGCGATGCCGCCCGCACCACGCGGTTCTCCGCCCATCTGGTCCGCGGCTCGTTCAGCGTCATCGGCACCTTCTGCACATTCGGCGCGCTGGCACGGCTGCCGATTGCCGACGTCACCGCCATCGCCTTCATCGCACCGTTGATCACCGTGGTCTTCGCGGCGATCTTTCTCAAGGAAAAGGTCTACGTCTATCGCTGGTCGGCGGTGGTGGTCGGTTTCTCCGGCGTCATCCTCATGCTGTCGCCGTATTTCCAGAACCACGCCGCGATCACCGGTTCGATGATGGTCGGTCTCGGCCTCGCGTTGCTCAACGCGTTTACCTCTGGCGGCGCCACCATCCAGATCCGGCGGCTCACCGCGACGGAATCCTCGTCCGCCATCGTGATCATCATGACCTTGATCGTGATGGCCGCGTCGCTGCTGACGGCGCCATTCGGCTGGGTCTGGCCATCGCATTTCGAGCTGGCGCTGCTGGTCGGCATCGGCGTTTGTGGGGGCCTCGGACAGATGCTGTTCACCGAAAGCTATCGCTATGCGCCGGCGTCCTTTCTCGCGCCGTTCGACTACACGGCGATGCTGTGGGCCTTCCTGCTCGGCTACTGGATGTTCGGCGAAGTGCCGACAACCTATGTCGTCTTCGGTGCCGTGATCGTCGCAGGTGCCGGCATCTTCGTCATCCTGCGCGAGCGCTATCTCGGCCTCAAGCGCCTGCGCGACACGCCGATGTCGCCGATCTCCACCATGGCGGATGACGAAGTCGATCCCGACGCGCCGGTGACCTTGCGCGTGAAATGA
- a CDS encoding SMP-30/gluconolactonase/LRE family protein, producing MSDTSSRGWQPATSYPDPAITALDPRFEKYWIKLGAVERIATGLRWAEGPVWFGDGRYLLCSDIPNNRIIRWDEETGAVSDFRRPSNYANGNTRDQQGRLITCEHGRRLIRTEYDGSITVLMDNFEGKRLNSPNDVVVKSDGSIWFTDPAFGILSDYEGNKAPSEIGMNVYRIDGETLQPSIVADDILAPNGLCFSPDETILYIVESRGVPTRKILAYDVAPDGKTLRNKRIAIDAGPGTPDGMRCDVDGNLWCGWGMGTPELDGVMVFAPDGTPIGRIALPERCANVCFGGRKRNRLFMAASQSIYAVYVNTQGAPGG from the coding sequence ATGTCCGATACGTCATCGCGCGGCTGGCAGCCGGCAACCTCCTATCCAGACCCCGCCATCACCGCCCTCGATCCCCGCTTCGAGAAATACTGGATCAAGCTCGGCGCCGTCGAACGTATCGCCACCGGCCTGCGCTGGGCGGAAGGTCCGGTCTGGTTCGGCGATGGCCGCTATCTGCTCTGCTCCGACATTCCCAACAACCGCATCATTCGCTGGGACGAAGAGACCGGTGCGGTCAGCGATTTCCGCAGGCCGTCGAACTACGCCAACGGCAACACGCGCGACCAGCAGGGCCGGCTGATCACCTGCGAGCATGGCCGCCGCCTGATCCGCACCGAATATGACGGCAGCATCACCGTGCTGATGGACAACTTCGAGGGCAAGCGCCTGAATTCGCCGAATGATGTGGTGGTGAAATCGGACGGCTCGATCTGGTTCACGGATCCCGCCTTTGGCATCCTGAGCGATTACGAAGGCAACAAGGCACCGTCCGAGATCGGCATGAACGTCTATCGCATTGACGGCGAAACGCTGCAGCCGAGCATCGTCGCCGACGACATCCTTGCCCCGAACGGATTGTGCTTTTCGCCGGACGAGACGATCCTCTACATCGTGGAGTCGCGCGGCGTGCCGACACGCAAAATCCTCGCTTACGATGTCGCGCCCGATGGCAAAACGCTTAGAAACAAGCGCATCGCTATCGATGCCGGCCCAGGCACGCCGGACGGCATGCGCTGCGATGTCGACGGCAATCTGTGGTGCGGTTGGGGCATGGGAACGCCTGAACTCGACGGCGTGATGGTGTTCGCGCCGGACGGCACGCCGATCGGGCGGATCGCGCTGCCGGAGCGCTGCGCGAATGTGTGTTTCGGCGGAAGGAAACGTAACCGGCTGTTCATGGCGGCGAGCCAGTCGATCTATGCGGTGTATGTGAACACGCAGGGGGCGCCGGGCGGCTAG
- a CDS encoding TetR/AcrR family transcriptional regulator → MRLRILEAATKEFATRGLAGARVDRIAAAAGANKRMLYYHVGKKDDLYLAVLEGTYAKIRAEERTLDLEHLDPPEAIESLITFTWNYFIRNPEFLALLNTENLERARHLKRSDKVKSMHSPFVEMIREVVVRGVASGDFKVAMDPVQLYISIAGLSFFYIGNNATLSVIFGRDLLAKDAKDERLAHMVSLILGALTGRSAAEIPVPGSQPVIPAKAGIQ, encoded by the coding sequence ATGCGGTTGCGTATCCTGGAGGCGGCGACCAAGGAATTCGCCACGCGCGGCCTGGCTGGTGCGCGTGTCGATCGCATCGCGGCGGCCGCTGGCGCCAACAAACGCATGCTGTATTACCACGTCGGCAAGAAGGACGATCTCTATCTGGCGGTGCTGGAAGGCACCTATGCCAAAATCCGTGCCGAGGAGCGCACGCTCGATCTCGAACACCTCGATCCGCCCGAGGCGATCGAGAGCCTGATCACCTTCACCTGGAACTACTTCATCCGCAATCCGGAATTCCTTGCGCTGCTCAATACCGAGAATCTGGAGCGCGCCAGACACCTCAAGCGGTCCGACAAGGTGAAGTCGATGCATTCGCCTTTCGTGGAGATGATCCGCGAAGTTGTCGTGCGCGGCGTGGCAAGCGGCGACTTCAAGGTCGCGATGGACCCGGTGCAGCTCTACATTTCCATCGCCGGTCTCAGCTTTTTCTACATCGGCAACAATGCCACGCTGAGCGTGATCTTCGGCCGCGATTTGCTTGCGAAGGATGCCAAGGACGAGCGGCTGGCGCATATGGTGTCGCTCATTCTGGGCGCGCTGACAGGTCGCTCGGCCGCTGAGATTCCCGTGCCTGGATCTCAGCCTGTCATCCCCGCGAAAGCGGGGATCCAGTAG
- a CDS encoding sulfite exporter TauE/SafE family protein produces MPTIITDPFFYLVAIPAVLFLGLSKGGFAGVGIAATPLLALYLPPLEAAALLLPVLITQDLISLYVYRREWDASNLKIMLPGAIIGMAIAWLLASVISDNAVRITVGLIGLVFVIDVWRKRAQIEPRRMGPVAGVFWGAVSGFTSFMTQAGGPPFQVYVLPQRLPKLVLVGTMTIFFAIVNALKIVPYLALGQFNTANFATSLLLLPAAVLANFAGIWLVKHTPTDLFYNIAYAMLLVISIVLLWQGVSHFVR; encoded by the coding sequence GTGCCTACCATCATCACCGACCCGTTCTTCTATCTCGTCGCCATTCCGGCGGTGCTGTTCCTCGGCCTGTCCAAAGGCGGCTTTGCCGGTGTCGGGATCGCGGCGACACCCCTGCTCGCTCTGTATCTGCCGCCGCTCGAAGCAGCCGCCCTTCTGCTGCCGGTACTGATCACCCAGGATCTCATTTCGCTTTATGTCTATCGCCGCGAATGGGATGCCTCGAATCTGAAGATCATGCTGCCCGGCGCCATCATCGGCATGGCGATCGCGTGGCTGCTTGCCTCCGTCATTTCCGATAACGCGGTGCGGATCACCGTCGGCCTGATCGGCCTTGTCTTCGTCATCGATGTCTGGCGCAAGCGCGCCCAGATCGAACCGCGCCGCATGGGCCCGGTTGCGGGCGTGTTCTGGGGCGCAGTGTCGGGCTTCACGTCTTTCATGACCCAGGCGGGCGGCCCACCGTTTCAGGTCTATGTGCTGCCGCAACGATTGCCGAAGCTGGTGCTGGTCGGCACCATGACGATTTTCTTCGCCATCGTGAATGCGCTGAAGATCGTGCCCTATCTGGCGCTTGGACAATTCAACACGGCGAATTTCGCGACATCGCTGCTGCTCTTGCCGGCGGCCGTGCTCGCCAATTTTGCCGGCATCTGGCTGGTGAAGCACACGCCTACCGACCTGTTCTACAACATCGCCTATGCCATGCTGCTGGTGATCTCGATCGTGCTGCTGTGGCAGGGGGTATCGCATTTCGTGCGATAA
- a CDS encoding aldehyde dehydrogenase family protein, with protein sequence MVNRMQFYIDGAWVDPVVKKSTPVVNPATEEAMYEVALGSKADVDKAVAAAKRAFETFSQTTREERVALLEKIIEAYKARMKDIGAAVSDEMGAPLPMAERLQAGAGLGHLTATLDVLKTYPFDEKHNQAVITKEPIGVVGMITPWNWPLNQIACKVAPAIAAGCTMILKPSEFTPTSALIFAEVLHEAGVPKGVFNLVNGLGPEVGVAMSEHPDIDMVSFTGSTRAGIDVAKRAANTVKRVSQELGGKSPNVILEGADYVKAVTGGVAHMFNNSGQSCNAPSRMIVPQGAMKEIAAIAKAQADKTKAGDPRADGTVIGPVVNRGQWDKIQGLIQKGIDEGATLVAGGPGLPEGVNKGFYVRPTIFADVTENMTIAREEIFGPVLVIMGAKDEADALRIANDTPYGLAGYVSADTIESARKFGRRIRAGNVNLQGAPNDRTAPFGGYKQSGNGREWGKAGLEDFLEIKAIAGYDAA encoded by the coding sequence ATGGTCAACCGCATGCAATTCTACATTGACGGCGCCTGGGTCGATCCCGTCGTCAAGAAATCGACGCCTGTCGTCAATCCGGCGACCGAAGAAGCGATGTATGAAGTTGCCCTCGGCTCCAAGGCCGATGTGGACAAGGCCGTTGCCGCCGCCAAGCGGGCCTTCGAGACTTTCTCGCAGACCACCCGTGAGGAGCGCGTCGCGCTGCTCGAGAAGATCATCGAGGCCTACAAGGCCCGCATGAAGGATATCGGCGCAGCCGTGTCCGACGAGATGGGCGCCCCGCTGCCGATGGCCGAGCGCCTTCAGGCCGGTGCCGGTCTCGGCCACCTGACCGCGACGCTCGACGTCCTCAAGACCTATCCGTTCGACGAGAAGCACAACCAGGCCGTCATCACCAAGGAGCCGATCGGCGTCGTCGGTATGATCACGCCGTGGAATTGGCCGCTCAACCAGATCGCCTGCAAGGTTGCGCCCGCCATCGCAGCCGGCTGCACCATGATTCTGAAGCCGTCGGAATTCACCCCGACCTCGGCTCTCATCTTTGCTGAAGTCCTGCACGAGGCCGGCGTGCCGAAGGGCGTGTTCAACCTCGTGAATGGCCTCGGTCCTGAGGTTGGTGTCGCCATGAGCGAGCATCCGGATATCGACATGGTGTCGTTCACTGGCTCGACCCGCGCCGGCATCGACGTCGCCAAGCGCGCCGCCAACACCGTCAAGCGCGTCAGCCAGGAACTCGGGGGCAAGTCGCCGAACGTGATTCTGGAAGGCGCGGACTATGTGAAGGCGGTCACCGGCGGCGTCGCGCACATGTTCAACAACTCCGGACAGTCGTGTAACGCGCCGTCGCGCATGATCGTGCCGCAAGGCGCGATGAAGGAAATCGCGGCCATCGCGAAGGCCCAGGCCGACAAGACCAAGGCCGGCGATCCGCGTGCCGACGGCACCGTGATCGGCCCGGTGGTCAATCGCGGCCAGTGGGACAAGATCCAGGGTCTGATCCAGAAGGGCATCGACGAAGGCGCGACGCTGGTTGCCGGCGGCCCCGGCCTGCCGGAAGGCGTCAACAAGGGCTTCTATGTCCGCCCGACGATCTTCGCCGATGTCACCGAGAACATGACCATTGCCCGCGAGGAAATCTTCGGGCCGGTGCTCGTGATCATGGGCGCCAAGGACGAAGCCGACGCGCTCCGCATTGCCAATGACACACCGTATGGCCTCGCTGGCTATGTCTCGGCCGACACCATCGAGTCCGCCCGCAAGTTCGGTCGCCGCATCCGCGCCGGCAATGTCAATCTGCAGGGCGCACCGAACGACCGCACCGCGCCGTTCGGCGGTTACAAGCAGTCCGGCAACGGCCGTGAATGGGGCAAGGCCGGCCTCGAGGATTTCCTCGAGATCAAGGCCATCGCAGGCTACGACGCGGCGTAA
- a CDS encoding sugar kinase, with amino-acid sequence MKALFIGQTYIDVTFITDHMPTGDEKHVASDYAVSFGGNAVTAAFCCAKLGIVPDLIATVANDWLGRMFMDMSAKYNIEIHPRKVASSSLSFIMPKDGKRAIVRCRDDEHIHPFPLLNLGACRALHVDGHQPDAAIHYAKLCREAGILTSLDGGGLRTNTHELLEYIDVAIVAERLCEQMDLTPEKMLDYLKGRGCRVGGVTLGEKGLLWYDEAGTVHTQPAYPIPRERVIDTNGAGDVFHGAYVYSYLANPGASWSEHFQFARAASTHKIQKLGNEAGLPTLADIADVRTEFEKA; translated from the coding sequence ATGAAAGCGCTCTTTATCGGACAGACCTATATCGACGTCACCTTCATCACCGACCACATGCCCACCGGCGACGAGAAGCATGTCGCCTCCGACTACGCCGTGTCGTTCGGCGGCAATGCCGTCACCGCGGCGTTCTGCTGCGCCAAGCTCGGCATCGTGCCCGACCTGATCGCCACCGTGGCCAATGACTGGCTCGGGCGCATGTTCATGGACATGAGCGCGAAGTACAATATCGAGATTCATCCGCGCAAGGTGGCGTCATCGTCGCTGTCCTTCATTATGCCGAAGGACGGCAAGCGCGCCATCGTGCGCTGCCGCGACGACGAGCACATCCATCCGTTCCCGCTGTTGAATTTGGGCGCCTGCCGCGCGCTGCATGTGGACGGGCACCAGCCGGACGCGGCGATCCATTATGCGAAACTGTGCCGCGAGGCCGGCATCCTCACCTCGCTGGATGGCGGCGGTCTGCGCACCAATACGCATGAGCTCTTGGAATATATCGACGTCGCCATCGTCGCCGAACGCCTGTGCGAGCAGATGGACCTGACGCCGGAAAAGATGCTGGACTATCTCAAGGGCCGCGGCTGCCGCGTCGGCGGCGTCACGCTCGGCGAGAAGGGACTGCTCTGGTATGACGAAGCAGGCACTGTGCATACGCAACCCGCCTATCCGATCCCGCGCGAGCGTGTGATTGACACCAACGGCGCTGGCGACGTGTTTCACGGGGCTTACGTGTATTCATATCTCGCCAATCCCGGCGCGAGCTGGTCGGAGCATTTCCAGTTCGCCCGGGCGGCCTCGACGCACAAGATCCAGAAACTGGGGAATGAAGCGGGATTGCCGACGCTGGCAGATATTGCTGATGTGAGGACGGAGTTCGAGAAGGCGTGA
- a CDS encoding NAD-dependent epimerase/dehydratase family protein, with amino-acid sequence MPRILMTGASGGIGTRLRELLPPIYPDLVLSDLATPPSLKSDEMFKQADLADLAAVEAICEGVDGILHFGGFSVEGPWDTILQANIVGCYNLFEAARRKGVRRIVFASSNHAVGFYPRYSKIPPDVTARPDSRYGVSKVFGEALGALYADKHGLSVTCLRIGNFGDVPLDKRRLSIWLKPEDLVQLCRIGLEHPGIHFEVLYGASYNERAWWDNTRAYELGYRPTGRGEDHRAHAMAEQAKLKPDPVGDFYQGGAFCSAEFSGDFSKIWAPRSSDE; translated from the coding sequence ATGCCAAGGATCTTGATGACGGGCGCATCGGGTGGCATCGGCACGCGTTTGCGCGAACTCCTGCCGCCGATCTATCCGGATCTCGTCCTCAGCGATCTCGCAACGCCGCCGAGCCTGAAGTCGGACGAGATGTTCAAACAGGCCGACCTCGCCGATCTCGCTGCCGTTGAGGCCATTTGCGAGGGTGTCGATGGCATCCTGCATTTCGGCGGTTTCTCGGTGGAGGGGCCGTGGGACACCATCCTGCAGGCCAATATTGTCGGCTGCTACAATCTGTTCGAAGCGGCACGAAGGAAGGGCGTCAGGCGCATCGTGTTCGCGTCGTCGAACCATGCCGTCGGTTTCTATCCGCGCTACAGCAAGATCCCGCCGGACGTCACAGCGCGGCCGGACAGTCGCTATGGCGTCAGCAAGGTATTTGGCGAGGCGCTCGGCGCGCTCTATGCCGACAAGCACGGCCTCTCGGTGACATGCCTGCGCATCGGTAATTTCGGCGACGTTCCGCTCGACAAACGCCGCCTCTCGATCTGGCTGAAGCCGGAGGATCTGGTTCAGCTCTGCCGTATCGGGCTCGAGCATCCCGGTATCCATTTCGAGGTGTTGTACGGCGCCTCCTATAACGAGCGCGCCTGGTGGGACAACACGCGCGCTTATGAGCTCGGCTATCGCCCGACCGGACGCGGCGAGGATCATCGCGCGCACGCGATGGCGGAGCAGGCCAAGCTGAAGCCCGATCCGGTCGGCGATTTCTATCAGGGCGGTGCCTTTTGCAGCGCCGAGTTTTCGGGAGATTTCAGCAAGATCTGGGCGCCGAGATCGTCGGATGAGTAG
- a CDS encoding type II toxin-antitoxin system RelE/ParE family toxin has protein sequence MIRSFIHPGLNELWSKKTPAKIDKKMHGRILRRLDMLDVAATPNDMGLPGFNFHPLRGKPQRYSVHVNGPWCLTFEFEAGDAWRIDFEQYH, from the coding sequence GTGATCCGGTCTTTCATTCATCCCGGACTGAATGAGCTCTGGAGCAAGAAAACGCCGGCAAAGATCGACAAGAAGATGCATGGGCGCATTTTGCGCAGGCTGGACATGCTGGATGTCGCCGCCACGCCGAACGACATGGGCCTGCCTGGATTTAATTTTCATCCGCTGCGCGGCAAACCGCAGCGCTATTCGGTTCACGTCAACGGACCATGGTGTCTCACCTTCGAATTCGAAGCCGGCGATGCGTGGCGCATCGATTTTGAGCAGTATCACTAG
- a CDS encoding ABC transporter permease: MSEKKAPGAVTRLLNSSWLRPFIFLLFIIAAWDLSIRIFGIPAYQIPAPMDVVKVLYTDWPELLAQSWPTTYATLLGFLASAVFGIPVAMLIAGSRTVESYVYPLLVFSQSIPKVAIAPLFVVWFGFGIVPKIIAAFLLGFFPVVVSAVQGFKSVDPDMVDLARAMKGSRMRVFCAVNLPHALPAIFSGLKVSVTLAVVGAVVGEFVGSNSGIGYVLQRSIGTFDLPTMFAALVILALLGVILFWLVDRIERIAIPWHVSQRADVFVAS, from the coding sequence GTGAGTGAGAAAAAGGCGCCAGGGGCAGTGACAAGACTGCTGAATTCATCCTGGTTGCGCCCGTTCATCTTTCTGCTGTTCATCATCGCGGCGTGGGATCTCTCGATCCGTATCTTCGGCATTCCGGCCTATCAGATCCCGGCGCCGATGGATGTGGTGAAGGTGCTCTATACCGATTGGCCCGAGTTGCTGGCGCAGTCGTGGCCGACCACTTATGCGACGCTGCTCGGCTTCCTGGCTTCGGCCGTGTTCGGCATTCCGGTCGCGATGCTGATCGCGGGATCTCGCACGGTGGAAAGCTATGTCTATCCGCTGCTGGTGTTCTCGCAGTCGATCCCGAAGGTCGCCATCGCGCCGCTGTTCGTCGTGTGGTTCGGTTTCGGCATCGTGCCGAAGATCATCGCTGCCTTCCTGCTTGGTTTCTTCCCGGTGGTCGTCTCCGCGGTGCAGGGCTTCAAGTCGGTCGATCCCGACATGGTCGATCTCGCCCGCGCCATGAAGGGCAGCCGCATGCGTGTGTTCTGCGCAGTGAACCTGCCGCACGCTTTGCCGGCGATCTTCTCGGGCCTCAAGGTGTCGGTCACGCTCGCCGTCGTCGGGGCGGTGGTCGGCGAGTTCGTGGGCTCCAATTCAGGCATCGGTTATGTCCTGCAACGTTCGATCGGCACTTTCGACCTGCCGACCATGTTTGCGGCTCTCGTTATTCTCGCGCTGCTCGGCGTGATCCTGTTCTGGCTGGTCGATCGCATCGAGCGTATCGCCATTCCATGGCACGTCAGCCAGCGCGCTGATGTTTTCGTCGCGTCCTGA
- a CDS encoding HigA family addiction module antitoxin has protein sequence MAEQITKRSASRCPTHPGAILREDVIPAVDRSKTEIARLLGISRQHLHDILEEKKPISPEVAVRIGKLFGNGAGIWVRMQGAYDTWHAEQNVDVSGIETLKVA, from the coding sequence ATGGCTGAACAGATTACCAAACGTAGTGCGTCCCGCTGCCCAACTCACCCAGGCGCAATTCTGCGCGAAGATGTTATTCCGGCCGTCGATCGCTCAAAAACCGAGATCGCTCGCCTGCTGGGGATTTCACGCCAGCATTTGCATGACATCCTCGAAGAGAAGAAGCCGATCTCGCCGGAAGTGGCGGTACGGATCGGCAAATTGTTCGGTAACGGCGCAGGCATTTGGGTTCGGATGCAAGGCGCCTATGACACCTGGCACGCAGAGCAGAACGTCGATGTCAGCGGGATCGAGACATTGAAGGTGGCGTAG
- a CDS encoding VOC family protein, translating to MITGLDHVVILLNDLEAGIAAYQTLFSRKPAWRSTSEGAELAIFTLANMSVELLAPQGDGTAANRIRAVLPESGASLASICFATNDIAKMHRRLDRVALKPDPIAEVESRDRDTGATLSWKRTRAATDHTRGVRQFFLELNGERPASASTSETPVIGLDHIVVATQDPERAAALYGARLGLDLALDRSNPDWGHLMFFRCGDLIVELVKRPHDQGDIHRDVLWGMTWRVTDIDATRERLLAAHVTVSEVRSGRKPGTRVASLRDGTLGIPTLLIEREERES from the coding sequence ATGATCACCGGACTGGATCATGTCGTCATTCTGCTGAACGATCTGGAGGCCGGCATCGCCGCTTACCAGACCTTGTTCTCGCGCAAACCCGCCTGGCGCAGCACCAGCGAGGGTGCCGAACTGGCGATTTTCACGCTGGCTAACATGTCCGTCGAGCTGTTGGCCCCGCAGGGCGATGGCACGGCGGCGAACCGCATCCGTGCGGTGCTGCCGGAAAGCGGTGCCAGCCTCGCCAGCATCTGTTTTGCGACCAATGATATCGCGAAGATGCATCGCCGCCTCGATCGCGTGGCTCTGAAGCCCGACCCGATTGCCGAGGTCGAGAGCCGGGATCGTGACACCGGCGCCACGCTGTCCTGGAAGCGCACCCGCGCCGCCACCGATCACACCCGCGGCGTGCGCCAGTTCTTCCTCGAGCTGAATGGCGAGCGCCCGGCTTCGGCCAGCACCAGCGAGACGCCAGTCATCGGCCTCGATCACATCGTCGTCGCCACGCAGGATCCCGAACGCGCTGCCGCGCTCTATGGTGCACGCCTCGGCCTCGATCTCGCGCTGGACCGCTCCAATCCGGACTGGGGTCACCTGATGTTCTTCCGCTGTGGCGATCTCATCGTCGAGCTGGTCAAGCGTCCGCACGATCAGGGCGATATCCATCGCGACGTGTTGTGGGGCATGACATGGCGCGTGACCGATATCGATGCGACGCGCGAACGCCTGCTGGCCGCTCATGTCACCGTCTCCGAGGTGCGGAGCGGTCGCAAGCCGGGCACCCGCGTCGCCAGCCTGCGCGACGGCACGCTCGGTATTCCGACGCTACTGATCGAGCGGGAGGAAAGGGAGAGCTGA
- a CDS encoding IlvD/Edd family dehydratase, with amino-acid sequence MADGLRKGLTSYGDAGFSLFLRKAFIKAMGYSDDALDRPIVGITNTHSDYNPCHGNAPQIIEAVKRGVMLAGALPMVFPTISIGESFAHPTSMYLRNLMAMDTEEMIRAQPMDAVVVIGGCDKTLPAQIMAALSVDLPTVVIPVGPMVVGHHKGEVLGACTDCRRMWGKFRAGEIDQQEIDDVNARLAPSVGTCMVMGTASTMACITEAMGLSLPMSATIPAPHAERFRSAEASGKVAAELARNKGPKPSEFLTPGSFRNAQVVLQAIGGSTNGLIHLTAMANRTPNRIDLGAFDDLGRDVPVLVDLKPSGDHYMEHFHHAGGVPKLMEQLGDLIDLDAKSVTGQTLREIVAKAEDVPGQDVIRSKDNPIKREGGLAILHGNLAPRSAVIKHAAASPKLLQHTGRAVVFESVEDMTNRIDDPDFDVNADDVLVLRNAGPKGAPGMPEAGYLPIPKKLARGGVKDMVRISDARMSGTAFGTIVLHITPESAVGGPLALVQNGDMIRLDVANRSIDLLVDEAELAKRQAALPKPETPDWAKRGYAHLFHATILQADEGCDFDFMTGEGKQ; translated from the coding sequence ATGGCCGACGGATTGCGCAAGGGGCTCACGAGTTACGGCGATGCCGGCTTTTCGCTGTTTCTGCGAAAAGCCTTCATCAAGGCGATGGGCTATTCCGACGATGCGCTCGATCGTCCCATCGTCGGCATCACCAACACCCATAGCGATTACAATCCCTGCCACGGCAACGCCCCGCAGATCATCGAGGCGGTGAAGCGCGGCGTCATGCTGGCCGGCGCGCTGCCGATGGTGTTCCCCACCATCTCCATCGGCGAAAGCTTTGCGCATCCGACATCCATGTATCTGCGCAACCTGATGGCGATGGATACGGAGGAGATGATCCGCGCCCAGCCGATGGACGCCGTGGTGGTGATCGGCGGTTGCGACAAGACGTTGCCGGCACAGATCATGGCGGCGCTGTCCGTCGATCTGCCGACGGTGGTGATCCCGGTCGGCCCCATGGTGGTCGGCCATCACAAGGGCGAAGTGCTCGGCGCCTGCACGGATTGCAGGCGCATGTGGGGCAAGTTCCGCGCGGGGGAGATCGATCAGCAAGAGATCGACGACGTGAATGCGCGCCTCGCGCCATCCGTCGGCACCTGCATGGTGATGGGCACGGCCTCCACCATGGCCTGCATCACCGAAGCCATGGGTCTGTCCCTCCCCATGAGCGCGACCATTCCGGCGCCGCATGCGGAGCGCTTCCGTTCTGCGGAGGCCAGCGGCAAGGTTGCGGCCGAGCTTGCGAGGAACAAAGGTCCGAAGCCGAGCGAATTCCTGACGCCGGGCTCGTTCCGTAACGCGCAGGTGGTGCTGCAGGCGATCGGCGGCTCCACGAACGGCCTGATCCACCTCACCGCGATGGCGAACCGTACGCCGAACCGCATCGACCTCGGCGCCTTCGACGATCTCGGACGTGACGTGCCTGTGCTGGTCGATCTCAAGCCCTCGGGCGATCACTACATGGAGCACTTCCATCACGCCGGCGGTGTGCCCAAACTGATGGAGCAGCTTGGCGATCTCATCGATCTCGATGCGAAGTCCGTCACCGGCCAGACGCTGCGAGAGATCGTGGCTAAGGCCGAGGACGTGCCGGGGCAGGACGTGATCCGCTCCAAGGACAATCCCATCAAGCGCGAAGGTGGCCTCGCCATCCTGCATGGCAATCTCGCGCCGCGCAGCGCCGTCATCAAGCACGCGGCGGCCTCTCCCAAACTGCTTCAGCACACCGGCCGCGCCGTCGTGTTCGAATCCGTCGAGGACATGACCAACCGGATCGATGATCCCGATTTCGATGTGAATGCCGATGACGTGCTGGTTCTGCGCAATGCCGGCCCCAAGGGTGCGCCCGGCATGCCCGAGGCCGGCTATCTGCCGATCCCGAAAAAGCTCGCGCGGGGCGGGGTGAAGGATATGGTGCGCATCTCCGACGCGCGCATGAGCGGCACGGCTTTCGGCACCATCGTGCTGCATATCACGCCGGAAAGCGCCGTGGGTGGTCCGCTGGCGCTGGTGCAGAATGGCGACATGATCCGGCTCGATGTCGCCAACCGGTCAATCGATCTCCTGGTGGATGAGGCGGAGCTCGCGAAGCGGCAGGCGGCGCTGCCGAAGCCGGAAACGCCGGACTGGGCGAAACGCGGCTACGCACATCTGTTCCACGCGACGATCCTGCAGGCCGATGAAGGCTGCGATTTCGACTTCATGACGGGTGAGGGGAAGCAGTAA